The sequence AATTGCTGGCGCGATTACCGGGAAAGCTATCAGTTTTGCCTCAGCGGTCTTAGAACCATATAAAGAAAGAGCTGTAATTCCCAATGACTCTTTAATTCTCATTCCGTTTAACAATAAAGAAGAGGCGTATTATGTGGCAGGCATATTAAACTCCTCCGTTTCTCTACTAACAATAGCATCATACACATATGAATTAAGGCAAGAAACACATATAACACAATACATAAGAATTCCTAAATTCGATAAAAACAATGATAAGCACGTAAGGATCTCCGATTTATCTGAGAAAGCCCATATATTAGAAAGACAAATTCGCGAAGGCGCACGAAAAGATTTAAGGGAAAGCTTACGACAGGTTGAAGAGGAAATTGATAAATTAGTTTCTATATTATATGGCATTACTGATGAAGAATTAAGCGCGATTAAAGAATGCTTAGAAATCTTAAAGGAAGGCGAATTAGAAGAAGAAATAGAGGAAGAAACACTAGAACCTATAAATTTGGAGCCAGACGTATCCTTGGATAATCCCGTCATACAAGAAAACACGCCATCAAAACTTGTTATCGTGGTTAAAAATCCATTAGATGAAGCAATTAGCAATGTTAGATTGAAAGTTCAAGCGCTGAGTGAAAAACATGAGTATCTATTCGATAAAATTGAAAAGCAAGAGATATGTGAACTGCAATTGGCCGGGCTAAAGGCTGGAAAATATGAGTTTAGGGTATCAATGGACTATTTTATAAGAGGAGAAAACAAAAAGATTGAGAAAACCTTAACTTTATTCGTGAAAAGTTCGGGTGAAAAGAGGGCTGTTGAAAGGGGAGGAATAGATGATCTTTTCTAGGTGAGCCAAAATGAGTAATATGGATAATGTAAGCGCTAAGCTCAAATACATATATGATCAGGCTGTGGTGAAAAAGGATTTAATTCTCCACGGCCATATCGGAAGGCTCCCAAGATTCATAGCGGAATACTTGATTGCAAAGGTCTGTGGAGACCAAATCACTCCTGAGGGCCTCAAAAAAGTATCGGAACTAGTGGAAAAATACTATAGAGAGCCCCAAGAGAAAGATAGAGTGAAATTCGACCTTGTCAAAAATGGAAAGGTGGACCTTATAGCTGAGCTCAAGGTGGAGAAAGATATTGAGACGGGACTTAACTTTGCAAACCTTCTAAATATCCCAATAGAAGACCCAATAGTAATCCCGGACCATATTGTCGAAGAATATCCTAGGCTCCTAGAAATGGGATTATGGGGGAAAGTCTCGATAGAATATAATCCAAGTCGCGCAATAAAGATGCAGGTCACAGACTTCAAGCCATTCCAAATAGCGAATGTAGACCTAGAAGAATTTGCGAAAGGAAGAAGAGAATTCACAACGCAAGAATGGATAAATATTCTCATAAGCACCATAGGATATAATCCCACAGTTCTACCACAGAGAAAGAAGATAGTAATCTTAACAAGGTTACTCCCACTAGTTGAAGAAAACTTAAATATGATGGAGCTAGGCCCCAGAAACACTGGCAAAACATATGTCTTCAGCAACTCCTCATTTTACGTGAGAATATTCTCTGGCGGAAAGGTGAGCCCAGCGGTACTAATATGGAATCTCCAAAGAGATACGCCCGGGGAAATACCCACAAGGGACTGTGTAGTTTTTGATGAGGTAAGCAAAATAGAATTCATGAATGCGGCGGAAATGATGGGAAAGCTTAAGCATTTTATGGCCTCAGGAGAATATGAAAGAGGGAAGAGAAAAGGAAGCAGCGGCTGCTCACTAGCCTTCCTTGGAAACGTCGACGTGAGCGGAGAGAGACCAATAGAAGAATTCACCTATGTTCTGCCAGAAGATATGAGGGACTCAGCCTTCATAGACAGGCTTCATGGATTTATTCCCGGATGGGAAGTCCCAAAAGTCGGAAGAGCCGACGTATATCTCTCCAGATATTACGGTTTCGCTACAGACTACTTCTCAGAGATAATGCATCAGCTGAGAAAGAAACATGAATTTACAGCCTACATAAGCAGCCGGGTAGAATTACAGAATGTAGACCGGAGGGATCAAATAGCGATAGAACGAGTGGCAAGCGGAATGCTTAAGCTACTGGCGCCTCATGGCGACATAGCCGATGAAGAACTAAAAATTGCCCTAGATATTGCCATCGAATATAGGCAACGCATAGCTGAATGGCTCCATTACATGGCTCCAGGAGAATACCCAATGAAGAAGATAGGCTACAAGGTAAGAGGATGAGACTAAGAATATACACAAATCTAACCCCTGAAAAACCTATTGATAATCCAGCTGATCTTTCTGAGAAAATATTCAACTATCTCGGCCCATCAGTAATAGACTTCACTGGATGGGGGCTACTAAGGCCCGGCCTGCTAAGCAAGCATCTAATAACAGAAGTATGTAGGATCTGGAGAGCTGAAAGAAGGAGAGAATTGATGATCTACGAGAGACCGCAGATGCGTGGAGAGTGGCTATTCTTTGACTATTTATTCTCAAAACCAACGGCCGTAAACCCTATAATAAAGTGCTTAACGGCAGCAGGACTAGCAAAATATGGGGAAACAAAACTAACTAATACCTACCTGACCACAATAGGACTAAATTATAAGCATGGATTGATGCTAATGTTATACCATGGCAAAAACGTTGAAACTCAGCTAGACGATCTAGCATACGTAATATCCCATATTCTTGGATCAGCCAAACCTAAAGTTGCCGAAATAAATAGCCCGCTACTCATTGGCATGGCATCCCATTTAGTGGAATCCCCAAGGTGGCAACTAAGAGGTTGGGTCTCAAAGGAGGGCAGAACAATTGAACTCGACTTAGTGCAGCAGAACCGAGAAGAATATTTAAACAAACTAAAGCGAGGGGAATGGCAGTCCCTCCTCTTCCAAAACAAATACTCAAAGGTTAAACTAACAGTGGGACCTAGGGTAAAAACAATCGACGTGACAATAAAAAAGAAGTACTATACTCCTGGGCCAAAAAGAGATCTAAGACCAATCTTTGAGGAACTTGCAAAAGCAATAAAACCCAACAAATTTAGCGATGCTACGCCAAGCAGTAACGATGAGGCAGGCATATTAAGGGCATACACGGAAAGGAGGGGAATAATAGCCGCCATAAAAATCGAGAGAGAAAAATATGGAAGAGAAGCCATCGACGTCTCCTACAACTTCCAAGGCTACGACATAAAATCAGAAAACCTACTAATCGAGGTTAAAGCCTTCAGAGACACCTCCTATAAACCCATACAGCTAACAGAAAACGAATACCAAACCCTCATCAACGAAGAAAACTACCAAATCTACGTAGTCGAAGAAGCATGGGACAAAATACCAAAAATAAACATAATAGAAAACCCAAAAGAAATACTCTTCATAAAACAAAACAAAGACATTATTGAAACAAAAATATCAACCCAAGAATACTATGAATGCGAAGAGGACAAATGGAGGAATAAAACTACGAAAATAGATCATATAGAACTTATATAGTAGAATCTTCTTGGAAAGAAGCATTCTCACCAAGTCAATACATAATCAGATGCAGATGAGGCTAAAGGTTGAGGGTTAAATAAAAAGTAATTTTATTATGACATGTACTCTGATGAAGTGTTGTTAATTGGAAAAGAAAGAGGAAGAAATGCGTCCCAAACCAAAGATACATAAGCACCATTAAAATGCAAATAAATCCTCGGAAGACGTCATACTCAAAACCGATAAGATATCGAAAAAGTTGATGCCAAGAAGTTTAAAAATAACTTTCCCTTTAGCATATAAAGGGCCCAATTATATATAGATCAATGCGCTCACTACTGGATTGTTTAACGCTACATTTATTTATCACGTAGAAAGGAGATAGACTTAATAATGTTTCTGAGAAACTCACTCTATCGTGCTTATAGCATTACTTTCATTTAAGACTTTAAGAATAAATCTGACGGTTTCCGGTTCAACTTCACTTTTTCCTTGACGCGTCCATATTTTTCCATCAGAAGATAACATCATAACTCTTTCTTCAATGGTTACTCCAAAATAATTTATCCTTCCAGATATTTCGGCATCCCGAACATATTTCTGGTACTCTTCACTTAATTCTAGTAAAATGCCTCTGAGACTTGCAGCATGAACATATATATCTTTAATTTCTTTGACACTGATTTCTCTAATGTTGGAGAAATATTTATTTAACTCATTCTCTTTTCCTTTCAATTTAAAAGTCAGCTTAAGGAGCGGGGAAAACATTATTACCGAGCTTGGAAGACGCCCCTCCTGTCGTCCTTTCTCAGAAATTATCACTTTAAGGGCATATGTTAAAACTGGAACTTTATAACTAGAACCGAAAACAGCTAAAAAATTCGATAAATCTTCTTTCTCGAATAAGCAAACTTTGAATGGAACCGTCTCTTTTATAGTTATAGAGCCTTCCTCTCTATTGGAGACTGTTCTCGGGCAATCTACACAAACATCGATCATTTTTGCCCATTCATCAAAAGTATCTTGAATCTTATCAATGTAAAGAAAAAGATTCTTGCTATCAACCCTACCATATTTATAGCTTCCTACTTTCAGAATGACACTTTTCACTAAATCATCGTATTTGGGATTTACTTTAAAAACTCTACATGTCCAAAACACCAAGCCTCTTCCCTCACACTATAATGTCTATTATCGATCTTAACACCTCAAAATCTCTGA is a genomic window of Candidatus Bathyarchaeia archaeon containing:
- the brxL gene encoding BREX system Lon protease-like protein BrxL gives rise to the protein MSNMDNVSAKLKYIYDQAVVKKDLILHGHIGRLPRFIAEYLIAKVCGDQITPEGLKKVSELVEKYYREPQEKDRVKFDLVKNGKVDLIAELKVEKDIETGLNFANLLNIPIEDPIVIPDHIVEEYPRLLEMGLWGKVSIEYNPSRAIKMQVTDFKPFQIANVDLEEFAKGRREFTTQEWINILISTIGYNPTVLPQRKKIVILTRLLPLVEENLNMMELGPRNTGKTYVFSNSSFYVRIFSGGKVSPAVLIWNLQRDTPGEIPTRDCVVFDEVSKIEFMNAAEMMGKLKHFMASGEYERGKRKGSSGCSLAFLGNVDVSGERPIEEFTYVLPEDMRDSAFIDRLHGFIPGWEVPKVGRADVYLSRYYGFATDYFSEIMHQLRKKHEFTAYISSRVELQNVDRRDQIAIERVASGMLKLLAPHGDIADEELKIALDIAIEYRQRIAEWLHYMAPGEYPMKKIGYKVRG